A window of Metabacillus sp. B2-18 contains these coding sequences:
- a CDS encoding DUF3231 family protein — protein MNQNNVSLTAAEIGILWTSYIYDTMTLPFLKFMKHKVLDTDIAPVAEEAYRISSLHVEELEQIHQKENLPIPYGFTDKDVSMEAPDLFTDTFKLTYILHIGRVGMLTHSASLSLAARADIRAYFGDCLSRVQSLYQLASDVALKKGLYLRRPYIPYPKEIDFIHDKSYLSGLNPLTKFKQRILNAIEISHLSLNIETNQIGVMLSSAFMQTAKSKEVKDYMKKGKEISKKQIKVLSDTLMNDDIQAPISADHAVTDATTNVFSEKLMMNTMSLLSSAGLGNYATAASASQRSDLILNYERLSVEIAQFAKDGVDIMIKNKWLEKPPGAPDRTQLGDNIH, from the coding sequence ATGAATCAAAATAATGTTTCTTTAACAGCAGCGGAAATCGGTATCCTTTGGACATCTTACATATATGATACCATGACACTTCCATTTCTTAAATTCATGAAACATAAAGTGCTAGACACAGATATAGCCCCTGTCGCTGAGGAAGCTTATCGTATATCTTCTCTCCATGTAGAAGAACTTGAACAAATTCATCAGAAGGAAAACCTGCCTATTCCATATGGATTTACAGATAAAGATGTATCCATGGAAGCACCTGATTTATTTACAGATACATTTAAATTAACATATATCTTACACATTGGAAGAGTAGGGATGCTTACCCATTCGGCAAGTTTATCATTAGCTGCAAGAGCTGATATTCGCGCTTATTTTGGTGATTGCTTATCGCGTGTACAGTCCTTATACCAACTAGCATCTGATGTAGCATTAAAAAAAGGTCTTTATTTAAGAAGACCTTACATTCCTTATCCAAAAGAAATTGATTTCATTCATGATAAAAGCTACTTAAGTGGATTAAACCCTTTAACTAAATTTAAACAAAGAATACTAAATGCCATCGAAATTTCTCACCTTAGCTTGAATATCGAAACAAATCAAATCGGGGTTATGCTTTCATCTGCCTTCATGCAGACTGCTAAGTCCAAAGAAGTAAAAGATTATATGAAAAAAGGAAAAGAAATTTCTAAAAAACAGATAAAGGTTCTGTCAGATACACTCATGAATGACGATATACAAGCACCGATATCCGCTGATCATGCCGTAACTGATGCAACAACAAACGTTTTTTCTGAAAAGTTAATGATGAACACAATGTCTCTTCTATCATCAGCTGGACTCGGTAACTATGCTACTGCTGCATCGGCCAGTCAACGGAGTGATCTCATTCTAAATTACGAGCGCTTATCAGTCGAGATCGCCCAATTTGCTAAGGATGGGGTTGATATTATGATTAAAAATAAATGGTTGGAAAAACCACCAGGAGCACCTGATCGAACACAGCTAGGTGATAATATTCATTAA